One segment of Nostoc piscinale CENA21 DNA contains the following:
- a CDS encoding Uma2 family endonuclease encodes MSVIVAKWTIDEYHRMIEAGILSDRQVELLQGEIVEMSPESEPHAYSSDEAGEYLAKLLGERASIREAKPITLPNNSEPEPDIAIVQRLGREYRQHHPSPENIFWLIEYANSSLEKDLGIKTKIYAQAGILEYWVVNLKKQNLIIFREILNGEYTSQQTLTVGTIQPLAFPDINVAVEKIINN; translated from the coding sequence ATGAGTGTGATTGTGGCTAAATGGACGATTGACGAATATCATCGCATGATTGAGGCTGGCATTTTAAGCGATCGCCAAGTTGAACTTTTGCAAGGAGAAATTGTCGAAATGTCACCAGAAAGCGAACCTCATGCTTATTCTAGTGATGAAGCGGGTGAATATCTAGCAAAGTTACTGGGTGAGAGAGCCTCAATTCGTGAAGCTAAACCAATTACCTTACCCAACAATTCCGAACCAGAACCAGATATTGCCATTGTTCAACGTTTGGGACGTGAATATCGACAACATCATCCATCTCCAGAAAATATTTTCTGGTTGATTGAATATGCTAACTCTAGTTTAGAAAAAGATTTAGGGATAAAAACTAAAATCTACGCTCAAGCAGGTATTTTAGAGTATTGGGTTGTGAATTTAAAAAAGCAAAATCTCATCATATTCCGAGAAATTCTTAATGGAGAATATACCTCACAACAAACATTAACGGTTGGTACAATTCAGCCACTAGCATTTCCCGATATTAATGTTGCAGTGGAGAAAATTATTAATAACTAA
- the ctpC gene encoding carboxyl-terminal processing protease CtpC, protein MVITKSRLVLGATAVTLSTIAVTSLGIHSRGQALFKASPKETVDEVWQIVNRQYVDGTFNQVDWQAVRKEYLNKSYSNQQEAYKSIREMLKKLGDPYTRFMDPEEFKNMQVDTSGELTGIGITISQDEKTKQLVVIAPIEDTPAFKAGILAKDIILKINNKSTQGMDTNQAVSLIRGEPNTKVTLTIQRNGAIKQFNITRARIEIHPVRYSQKQSPAGNIGYIRLNQFSANAGKEMQNAIKDLESKKVAGYVLDLRGNPGGLLFSSVEIARMWLDKGTIVSTIDRQGEQEREVANGRALTNKPLVILVDKGSASASEILSGALKDNKRAVLVGTQTFGKGLVQSVRPLDDGSGLAVTIAKYHTPSGKDINKHGIDPDVKVDLTDAQRQDLWLHERDKLATMADPQYAKGVEILGKQIAAKGITSAEKN, encoded by the coding sequence ATGGTGATTACAAAAAGTAGGCTTGTTTTGGGTGCTACGGCAGTAACACTCTCCACAATTGCTGTTACTAGCTTGGGCATTCACTCGCGTGGTCAGGCTTTATTTAAAGCAAGTCCCAAGGAAACAGTAGATGAAGTTTGGCAAATTGTTAACCGCCAATACGTAGATGGCACTTTTAACCAAGTAGATTGGCAGGCTGTTCGTAAGGAGTACCTGAACAAGTCCTACAGTAATCAGCAAGAAGCCTATAAATCTATCCGGGAAATGCTGAAGAAGCTTGGTGATCCTTACACCCGGTTTATGGACCCGGAAGAGTTCAAAAATATGCAGGTTGATACCTCTGGAGAACTCACAGGTATCGGTATTACTATCAGTCAGGATGAAAAAACCAAACAATTGGTTGTGATTGCGCCTATTGAAGATACACCAGCATTTAAGGCGGGAATCTTAGCCAAAGATATCATCCTGAAAATTAATAATAAAAGTACTCAGGGTATGGATACAAACCAAGCTGTATCCTTAATCCGTGGTGAACCAAATACTAAAGTTACACTCACAATTCAGCGTAATGGTGCTATCAAGCAGTTCAACATCACACGCGCCAGAATTGAAATTCATCCAGTACGTTATTCGCAAAAACAATCACCAGCAGGTAATATCGGCTACATCCGTCTGAATCAATTCAGTGCTAATGCTGGTAAAGAAATGCAAAATGCTATCAAAGATTTAGAGTCGAAGAAGGTTGCTGGCTATGTTCTCGATTTGCGTGGCAACCCTGGTGGCTTGTTATTCTCTAGTGTCGAAATTGCCCGGATGTGGCTAGATAAAGGCACAATTGTTTCTACCATTGACCGCCAAGGTGAGCAAGAAAGAGAAGTAGCCAATGGACGCGCCCTCACCAATAAACCATTAGTAATATTGGTAGATAAAGGTTCTGCTAGTGCTAGTGAAATTTTATCTGGAGCTTTAAAGGACAATAAACGGGCTGTTTTGGTAGGTACTCAAACCTTTGGTAAAGGATTGGTACAGTCTGTGCGTCCCTTAGATGATGGCTCAGGATTAGCGGTGACAATTGCCAAATATCACACTCCTAGCGGTAAAGATATTAATAAACACGGTATTGACCCCGATGTGAAGGTAGATTTGACCGATGCTCAACGGCAAGATTTATGGTTGCATGAGCGTGACAAACTAGCCACTATGGCTGATCCACAATATGCTAAAGGTGTAGAAATTTTAGGTAAGCAGATTGCTGCCAAAGGTATCACTAGCGCGGAGAAAAATTAA
- the ispG gene encoding (E)-4-hydroxy-3-methylbut-2-enyl-diphosphate synthase: MQTLPTPTSSNTTTSQPTFDTTIKRRKTRPVKVGNVTIGGGHPVVVQSMINEDTLDIDGSVAAIRRLHEVGCEIVRVTVPSLAHAVALAEIKQKIIKNYQDVPIVADVHHNGMKIALEVAKHIEKVRINPGLYVFEKPNANRTEYTQAEFEEIGDKIRETLEPLVVSLRDQGKAMRIGVNHGSLAERMLFTYGDTPEGMVESALEFIRICESLDFRNLVISMKASRVPVMVAAYRLLAKRMDELGMDYPLHLGVTEAGDGEYGRIKSTAGIATLLADGIGDTIRVSLTEPPEKEIPVCYSILQALGLRKTMVEYVACPSCGRTLFNLEEVLHKVREATKHLTGLDIAVMGCIVNGPGEMADADYGYVGKTPGYISLYRGREEIKKVPEDRGVEELINLIKADGRWVDP, from the coding sequence ATGCAAACTCTGCCTACACCTACAAGCTCAAACACCACAACTAGTCAACCCACCTTTGATACTACAATCAAACGGCGTAAAACTCGCCCAGTCAAGGTAGGCAATGTCACCATCGGCGGCGGACACCCTGTGGTGGTGCAGTCAATGATTAACGAAGACACTCTTGATATTGATGGTTCTGTCGCCGCAATTCGTCGCTTGCACGAAGTTGGCTGCGAAATCGTTCGTGTCACAGTGCCTAGCCTCGCTCACGCTGTAGCATTGGCAGAAATTAAGCAAAAAATCATTAAAAATTACCAAGATGTGCCTATTGTGGCTGATGTACATCACAATGGTATGAAAATTGCTTTAGAAGTTGCCAAACACATCGAGAAAGTACGGATTAATCCAGGCTTGTATGTGTTTGAAAAACCCAACGCCAACCGCACAGAATATACCCAAGCCGAATTTGAAGAAATTGGCGATAAAATCCGCGAAACTCTAGAACCTCTAGTAGTTTCCTTGCGCGACCAAGGTAAAGCGATGCGAATTGGGGTAAATCATGGTTCACTGGCAGAAAGAATGCTATTTACATACGGTGACACCCCAGAAGGAATGGTGGAATCGGCTTTAGAATTCATTCGCATTTGTGAATCATTAGATTTCCGCAACTTAGTGATTTCTATGAAAGCCTCTCGCGTTCCTGTCATGGTAGCCGCCTATCGTCTGTTAGCCAAGCGGATGGACGAATTAGGGATGGATTATCCTTTACACTTGGGTGTAACAGAAGCAGGTGATGGCGAATACGGCAGAATCAAATCTACCGCAGGTATTGCCACCTTACTAGCAGATGGTATTGGTGATACCATCCGTGTCTCTCTTACAGAACCACCAGAAAAAGAGATTCCTGTTTGCTATAGCATCTTGCAAGCTTTGGGATTGCGGAAAACAATGGTGGAATATGTCGCCTGTCCTTCCTGCGGACGCACCTTATTTAACCTAGAAGAAGTGCTACATAAAGTCCGGGAAGCCACCAAACACTTAACTGGGTTAGACATAGCTGTGATGGGTTGTATTGTCAACGGCCCTGGTGAAATGGCAGATGCTGACTATGGCTATGTGGGCAAAACTCCTGGTTACATTTCTTTATATCGCGGGCGAGAGGAAATTAAAAAAGTTCCAGAAGACCGAGGTGTAGAAGAGTTAATCAATTTGATTAAAGCTGATGGGCGTTGGGTAGATCCATAA
- a CDS encoding LamG domain-containing protein, translating into MQTAEKLSKIVSNSDAWILSSAEFQELATELLKQGLVAHYPFNGNADDSSGNGLHGSVYGAILTKDRFGNPNSAYQFDGIDDYIEIPHNDLLNLTDNFTIALWINQPEDNSLKGYRLIDKTTAGVNDGYNFDTYDGSTGRRLRLTGGKQNVSAHTAYSLNEWHHVAVVFSKGVSTFYLDGNLDGSGQHLSETVSTNSLTLKIGAAHNSHTEFFKGMIDDVRIYNRALSEKDIQELYEFPTALRQCVLEFNGQNNYVSLPAANIDYSQGFSVEAWVRYNSFKYWSRIIDFGNGVNSNNMVFANPETTNQLAIDVKTSAGERRITSAAVLETGKWMHLAATIDQSGMAKLYKNGELIQSGQLQLPATINRTQNYIGRSNWPQDGYFDGQISEVRVWNITRSQAEIQQHLHSRLTGNEAGLVGYWQLNECSGTVVADKTSRANHGTVNGAIWQQQELLIKPAPAPNLESVKPVEPAVNLPDNSKIKLQSWKGDYLHRPDSQQGVTTWGTGIGNEWLVESVSDRIIRLKILER; encoded by the coding sequence ATGCAAACTGCTGAAAAACTGAGCAAAATTGTCAGCAATTCTGACGCATGGATTTTGAGTAGTGCAGAGTTTCAAGAATTAGCAACAGAACTACTCAAACAAGGTTTAGTCGCTCATTATCCATTTAACGGCAATGCAGATGATAGCAGTGGAAATGGACTTCATGGATCTGTTTACGGTGCAATACTCACCAAGGATAGATTTGGTAATCCTAACAGTGCTTATCAATTTGATGGCATTGATGACTATATCGAAATTCCCCACAATGACCTGCTCAACCTTACAGATAACTTTACTATTGCCCTCTGGATTAACCAGCCAGAAGATAATTCATTAAAAGGTTACAGACTAATTGACAAAACTACAGCAGGTGTCAACGATGGCTATAATTTTGATACCTACGATGGCAGTACTGGCAGAAGATTACGTCTCACTGGCGGAAAACAAAATGTATCTGCCCACACTGCTTATTCTCTCAACGAGTGGCATCACGTAGCTGTAGTTTTTTCTAAAGGTGTATCAACCTTTTATTTAGATGGGAATCTTGATGGTTCAGGGCAACATCTTAGTGAGACAGTTAGTACCAATTCTTTAACTTTAAAAATTGGTGCAGCCCATAACTCTCATACTGAATTTTTCAAAGGTATGATAGATGATGTGCGGATTTATAATCGAGCATTATCTGAAAAAGATATTCAAGAACTTTATGAATTTCCAACTGCACTTAGACAGTGTGTTTTAGAATTTAATGGTCAAAATAATTATGTATCTTTACCTGCGGCAAATATTGATTATTCTCAGGGCTTTAGTGTAGAAGCATGGGTACGCTACAACAGCTTTAAATATTGGTCAAGAATTATCGATTTTGGCAATGGTGTAAACAGTAATAATATGGTTTTTGCCAATCCAGAAACCACTAATCAACTAGCAATTGATGTCAAAACTAGCGCCGGTGAAAGACGAATTACTAGCGCCGCAGTTTTAGAAACTGGCAAGTGGATGCACTTAGCTGCCACAATTGATCAGTCAGGTATGGCGAAACTTTACAAAAATGGTGAGTTAATTCAAAGCGGACAGTTACAACTCCCAGCAACTATTAACCGGACACAAAATTACATCGGTAGAAGTAATTGGCCGCAGGATGGTTACTTTGATGGTCAAATTTCAGAAGTGCGTGTTTGGAATATTACTCGTAGCCAAGCAGAAATTCAACAGCATCTGCACAGTAGACTTACAGGAAATGAGGCGGGTTTAGTTGGCTACTGGCAGTTAAATGAATGTTCTGGTACTGTAGTAGCCGACAAGACTAGTCGCGCAAATCACGGTACAGTTAACGGTGCGATTTGGCAACAACAAGAACTACTCATCAAACCTGCACCCGCACCCAACCTTGAATCTGTAAAACCAGTAGAACCAGCAGTAAATCTACCAGACAATAGCAAAATCAAGCTGCAATCTTGGAAAGGTGATTACTTACACCGTCCAGACTCTCAACAAGGTGTCACCACTTGGGGAACTGGTATCGGTAATGAGTGGCTGGTGGAGTCGGTAAGCGATCGCATCATCAGACTAAAAATCTTGGAAAGGTGA
- a CDS encoding acyltransferase yields the protein MALIDHFLVHSKSASKVFTKMKNKDLSFQALRGIAIIAVVAIHASGINNETEQNYGLSMIFRQLVNFAVPVFIFISGYFTPSYEFTKLSDYLDFYQKRLSRILIPYFSWCILIILFYKHNYQWNWSKIIIDVITGQILVPYYFIIVIVQLILLTPLMVTSTKSLVKNFLWLSLSPLSLLGLYFFRLYLHYDVRFPWYALPFTIWISFYYLGILATQSKLTIKNKNFRKILLIYIGSILLAILEAFYLWRVCSLTTFADSQIKASSFFSSFSLILLFLVMRKKTDNWPRFLVIIGEFSFGIYLFHIPVLDLMNRITNKFGFQNFWIAQLLINSCGVIALCCLVIAAVRKVTSVQFSQKYLGM from the coding sequence TTGGCTTTGATAGACCATTTTTTGGTACATTCAAAATCAGCCTCTAAAGTTTTTACAAAAATGAAGAATAAAGATTTATCATTTCAAGCTTTGCGCGGAATAGCAATTATAGCAGTAGTTGCAATTCACGCATCTGGTATTAATAATGAGACTGAGCAGAATTATGGTTTATCCATGATTTTTAGGCAATTGGTTAATTTTGCCGTTCCTGTGTTTATTTTCATTTCTGGTTATTTTACACCCAGTTATGAGTTTACGAAACTATCAGATTATTTAGATTTTTATCAGAAAAGACTTAGCAGGATACTGATCCCTTATTTTTCATGGTGTATTTTAATAATTTTATTTTATAAGCATAATTATCAATGGAATTGGAGCAAAATTATTATAGATGTAATAACAGGTCAGATTTTAGTCCCTTATTACTTTATAATCGTTATTGTGCAGCTAATTTTGTTGACACCTTTAATGGTTACGTCTACAAAAAGCTTAGTTAAAAACTTTTTATGGTTATCACTGTCTCCTTTATCACTGCTAGGATTGTACTTTTTTCGCTTGTATCTTCATTATGATGTTCGATTTCCTTGGTACGCGCTTCCTTTTACTATATGGATTAGTTTTTATTATTTGGGCATTCTAGCAACTCAAAGTAAACTAACTATTAAAAATAAAAATTTCAGAAAAATTCTTTTAATTTATATAGGCTCTATACTTTTAGCTATACTTGAGGCATTTTATCTTTGGAGAGTTTGCAGTCTCACTACTTTTGCAGACTCCCAAATTAAGGCTTCATCCTTTTTCTCTTCATTTTCATTAATATTATTATTCTTGGTAATGCGAAAAAAAACTGATAATTGGCCAAGATTTTTAGTTATTATTGGTGAATTTTCTTTTGGTATCTACTTATTTCATATACCAGTACTTGATTTGATGAATAGAATAACTAATAAGTTTGGCTTTCAAAATTTTTGGATAGCACAATTATTGATAAATTCTTGCGGAGTGATAGCTTTATGCTGTCTTGTAATTGCTGCTGTAAGAAAAGTTACAAGTGTTCAGTTTTCGCAGAAATATTTAGGAATGTAG
- the rsmG gene encoding 16S rRNA (guanine(527)-N(7))-methyltransferase RsmG produces the protein MTNSTTPLLPEMAEIWQQTLNWQPTTQQQTQFQQLYELILEGNSQLNLTRITAPQEFWEKHLWDSLRGTLLNNQFIASLQTGASVIDIGTGAGFPGVPVGMIAPNSTITLLDSTRKKIAFIDKVLTTLELSNCKTLVGRVEEIGQQTQHRQTYDLALIRAVGTASECAEYSLPLIKKGGLAVIYRGTWTEEETTVLKNAVKQLGGEIAAIEQFTTPLTNSIRHCLYLRKIASTPPQFPRAVGVPHQKPL, from the coding sequence ATGACAAATTCCACCACTCCCTTGCTGCCAGAAATGGCAGAAATTTGGCAGCAAACCCTCAATTGGCAACCAACTACACAGCAACAGACACAATTCCAGCAACTTTATGAATTGATTCTGGAAGGTAATAGCCAATTAAACTTAACTCGCATCACCGCACCCCAAGAATTTTGGGAAAAACATCTCTGGGATTCCTTACGGGGAACTTTGCTGAACAACCAATTTATTGCATCTCTCCAAACAGGTGCATCAGTCATTGATATTGGCACAGGTGCAGGTTTTCCCGGCGTTCCCGTAGGCATGATTGCACCCAACAGCACAATTACTCTGCTAGATTCCACCCGCAAAAAAATTGCTTTTATCGATAAAGTACTAACTACATTAGAACTCAGCAATTGCAAAACTCTTGTTGGCAGAGTTGAAGAAATCGGTCAACAAACTCAGCACCGCCAAACCTATGATCTTGCCCTGATTCGCGCCGTCGGTACAGCTTCCGAATGTGCAGAGTACAGCTTACCATTAATTAAAAAAGGTGGTTTAGCTGTAATTTACCGAGGTACTTGGACAGAAGAAGAAACCACAGTTTTGAAAAATGCTGTAAAACAGTTAGGTGGTGAAATTGCAGCAATTGAACAATTCACGACTCCCCTAACTAATAGCATCCGCCACTGCTTATATTTGCGAAAGATAGCAAGCACACCGCCTCAATTTCCCCGCGCGGTTGGTGTCCCTCATCAAAAGCCATTGTGA
- a CDS encoding ABC transporter ATP-binding protein, with translation MLYLRNLIYHPTACPTAILKSVDLELPPQQLGLIIGPSGSGKSTLLEILSGLAEPTSGGVFWREQELIAEQLQQLAGIVFQFPERHFCGGTILEELRLGHPELGSERVKQALSEVGLEHLSLSAAPYALSGGQQRRLALAVQLIRQPNVLLLDEPTAGLDWSMRQQLVNLLAKLKQDWTLLVVTHDAGDLLAIADRCWTLNHGELQSVDPATLSSKVKEPQPAA, from the coding sequence CATCCCACAGCTTGCCCAACCGCGATTTTGAAGTCAGTTGACCTGGAATTACCGCCTCAGCAATTAGGTTTAATTATTGGCCCTAGTGGTTCAGGGAAAAGCACCTTACTTGAAATCTTGTCTGGACTAGCCGAACCCACTTCTGGCGGAGTGTTTTGGCGAGAACAAGAACTCATCGCCGAACAGCTACAACAACTAGCGGGAATTGTATTTCAGTTTCCTGAACGGCACTTTTGCGGCGGGACAATTTTAGAAGAATTGCGTTTAGGACATCCAGAGTTAGGTTCAGAACGAGTTAAGCAAGCCCTCAGTGAAGTGGGATTAGAGCATTTATCCCTATCTGCTGCACCTTATGCTTTAAGTGGAGGACAGCAACGGCGTTTAGCTTTAGCAGTGCAGTTAATTCGTCAGCCAAACGTCTTGTTATTAGATGAACCTACAGCCGGGTTAGATTGGTCAATGCGCCAGCAACTAGTCAACTTATTGGCGAAACTCAAACAAGACTGGACATTGTTAGTAGTAACACATGATGCTGGTGATTTGTTAGCGATCGCGGATCGTTGTTGGACACTCAATCACGGCGAACTGCAATCAGTTGATCCAGCGACACTTAGTAGTAAAGTGAAAGAACCCCAACCAGCAGCATGA